ATCatgtgatgtaattttatgtaagCGAAATCATAGTGTTGATTGTAAATTGTACCTTTTTGGCATAGTTCCAGTGCAATTGGATAACTCCTGCAATCAATGTTGCTGGGTGCCGGGTAAACATGACGAACAGAGTGTTTAGTGCAGGTTtccatttcacttctcactatagaatcgattcgaagtgagctGCAGATTGAAACCAATTACTTTGCGATTGGTCGCCGTTGCGTCATAATGACATACtgtgattttttatgaaacagGGTTAGTGTGTACATTAATATACTGATCTCATGATAAACAATGTTTTGGCACTGACGAGAGGCGGAATGATGAACCATTAGGTTCGCTTAACATCTGAAGAAGCACACGATGTTGAAAGAGGTCAAGTAACCTTGCAAGGGTGCAATATGAAAAATGGTAAATCTTTTTAAGAAAATCCTGTCAACAGAGGCGTTGACATCGCCACGTCACGTCCACGATTGGCCAACAGCCAGGGTATATATCGTGTGTGACTGATCTGACCATCGAAAATCTACAAGACATTTGTCTTTCGTGCACATACTCTAGTCGGGGTGaatgaaataagaaattaatctAAGTGTCGtctagaatataaataaataaatatattaggacaaatcacacagattgagctagccccaaagtaagttcgaaacttgtgttatgggatactaactcaacgatactatattttataacaaatacatacctatatagataaacatccaagacccgggcgtgttatgggatactaagtcaacgatactatattttataacaaatacatatatagataaacatccaaaacccgggccaatcagaaaaatatcattttcattcaccatcatgacccgaccgggaatcgaaccctcccgggttcgattcctctcggttcagaggcaatcactttaccactgcgccaccgaggtcgtcaaatcaaCAGCGTATAGTCAAGAATAGGAACAACAATACATCCTCCCGTGGGTGTTGTACAAGGTGACTAAGGGTTgtcagttataaaaataattgtgctGTGGAAGAGTatcaataaacattaatttatttatagttcctatcgtatgtgtatatttattttgtaacatgcTCCTATTCTGTCAAATATGATTACCTTTCACTATTTTGTCAGTGCTATaatgtttctatttatttgttgtattatGTAAGATGTATTGGGTAAGGTCTATTAACGGGATCCGGAAATCGGGCATCTTGTAGATATGTAGATAACCATCGCCCTGGAATCAAGATTTTTAGACGTAAACTTGATAATAGAAGGGGCCAGATGTGCCTGTCGCCGACGCTCGCGCCGGCgcgaataatattttcttctattaCTACCAAATTTACGTCTAAATATTTCCTTGACCTTTTAAGGACGTCCCTTCTTCCGGACTTCAATTACTGGCCCCATAAAAGTAGCATGATATTTGATGTTGCgtttacttaaaactttaaatattcgttattcataaattagaccTTGACGTGTTTTCGCGTCGATTTGGAAATTAAAGTACTAAATTGCTTGTTCAAGCAACAGGCGAGAAGCGAAAGCAACTAACTAAACATTGGCCTCTATCATTTTTGAaggacttttttataattttctgagATATATACTCAAGTTTTAAATGGTCTGACCAAATAAGCGCTGTTCTGGATACCAAGTTGCATGCAGCTCTTCACGTCGCAAAGGACCGGAACATATGGACACGCGTCGTGAAGGAAAAGTTACTCCTTCGGGGTAGTCACGACCCTCAGCATTGAGGAAAACAACGCGAGGTGGAGGAGGATACTCAagttaaatagatttattaacttattatgACCTAACGCTCGGTCTCAAATCTTCTTCCaagctgttctatacaaagGGAATCCAACCAATACTTCTCAAACACACTGGACAACTAGATACAGAACAAGCATTTGTTACTACCAGTATTTAATACGTTACcgttccaagtaaaaacataaacaagtgacgaacttaatgctaaaagcattctttCACAGCTAaccattacaaataaatatatatacacacagaatgagttagccccaaggtaagttcgagacttatgttacGGGATACTTACTCAACGATGATATTCTATTATACCATTTCGATAAGCAGAAAAAAAACCTCAGTTTGAGATATTGTACCTCTAACCAGGTTATATGTTTTGAAACACAATACAGAATTGGAGCAGTTGAATCAATTAATAAGACGCCTATAATCAAACCAGGTTCGAATCTcgctcatgccacatgagtttgtatacaaaccaatctgactcatgtaattTTCACTTGTAAATCAGAAACTAGACCTTAATAGTcacttttttacgtcaatttttcaatatagtTAGTAATTCTcataaagctacaaactactggcatttcggaacgtcGTCCCATCTCTAGATGTCGGTATAGTTCACTAGTCTTCAAAACTGCATTATTTACATGCGAAGGAAGtaatattgtatgtttatgggttgtaaattttaaaacaagacAGTTACAGAACAGCTGTTTTATCGACttcaaatctaaaaataagtataaatgaTATTGAAAAACCAAAGACAACTTATCGGCGGTTATCGTCGTGGTGATAAGGCATAACCTCAAAACTGGCACATGGCTCGTGAGGACCTAGGGTTGCCAGATGGCCGCGAAATTCCGCACTCCTGGAATTTTGCATGTTGTCCCGCGTCATTATACATGTAAGCTTTTtgagaatatatttacattaagttaattaattgaagcggtggtggtgtaatggttaagtgAACCGAAAGTTGGACCagtttcgaatcctactcatgccacacgagttttttatatatcactCTGATTCACGTAACCGTCACAggtgatggaaaacatcgtgaggaatcctgcactctggttgattattaacttgtgatTTCTATAGAGAaaacaatggcaaaccactccattaattaGTGCCAAGAACGTCGTCGTGTTTCATTCAACATAATAACGACGACAGCCATGGGGAATACGACTATGCGAGagagatattaatttaaaatttaacgctATAAAGTGCCTATGAAGGTCTAATATCTGCAATATTCACAAATGCtagttttttcaaaaagttacttaatttataCCACAATTACTTTGGCTGCCAAAGCCAAACATACTTAGTgctaacataaaaaaacaaattacatttatatttttaaggttaCGTACCCAAAGGATAAGACGGGAGATCATCCTTTATTACTAAGATTATTATGTCTGTCAACAGATTGTATCTCATGAACCATGAtacagttgaaattttcaccGATTTTGAGGTAGTTTAATATTGGATCTGACACCAAAACTGATTTAGTTAGTGACCTCGGAAATATGCAAGAAAATAAAGGCTTGATCTGACAACCCTATGTGAAACCATCGGCTTAAGATCTGTTTCAAAGTTGAAATTCAGGTTCCGCCTGGGTATTgatatttcaaatcaaataaaatattgtgaaaaaaatcctGTCTTCTtggaaacaatatttattgtcacCAAAGGGATCTCATTGGTTCtatatgtgacaaaaaatcatgactGTAACTATTAACCactgaggagttccctcgatGGGAGCCGATCCTAGACAACCACCAGTAGCTTTCTGTAGACAGTTATTAGTTTGTCAGCCAGTTTATTTTGACAAACTTCCagttatataactatatgctttatatgaaatttttcCTTAACCCAAGAATGGACTTTCTCACTATAAAGTGCAATACAAGGAAACACCAATAAATATGTCAACATAAAGCATTTAGACTGTATGTATGTCAGTCAAAATATTGCTTGCATTATAGAAAtctgaataatattaatacataataataacacatgGCAAAATAcatagggaacaaatgtctggcctTGCCACCCCTGCCTGGCCcaggcagaaggggcaaactcAAATGCTGGCTTgctgtcgtcaaggatgaaatgcggtgacaatggtctgacaataAGGGATGCCGAACCATGCAAAATGgaaatgaaaaagtaggaaagctgACCCTAGACTCCGACGCTGAATgcctgaggaagaaaccgggaaaatggTCCTTCAAATGAGAGTTTAAATTCCACTAAAACTAAGAACACTTTTGatgtgaatattaaaatttcaaataaaaaataattatcaatagGATACTTGCACTGGATATTATGCTCGCTCACAATCACaacacatttaattttctagGGTATTCCCAAGATACAGGCCTAAAAGATTCACAAGGAAGTGTGGTACGGGTGCGGAATATAATTTGCGAGAAtaattcttcaattttatttagacaatttaattCCAGAACACAAgccgaataaatgaataaatgaggaattagaatatttatacaaatattgcatATTGAATACGATTATTCATAAACAGTTCTGCTAGTGAGTGCCTAGCTAAGTGAATAACCAATTGCAAATGTTTGGGAATTTGGAAGTAACAACAATATTGTTGAATCATGATTATTCATTGCTTTATTGGAAAAACTAGGTCCTGATGCATGGGTTTGTGagaaattttgatgtttttttcaacaaaggatataatttacataatcaaCAGTAAAGTAAGGtgatagtaattatttattaattaatgatgCATGGTATAGTTCATGGTATGGTTTGTCATAGAATAGGATCACTGCATATTCTGTGTGGATGTTGAATGAGGTGATAAAGGACACAGAGtttaacagctgatagacaacagtAGACATTGAGCTCACACCGGACACTGCTGCACAGAGTCACAGCCCTGAATGCAACGGGGAAATGTGAGAGAGAAAAATAGGACTAAGAGCAAAATAACTGTAATTAACTACCCAAATTTATGTGTGTCTATCATCCACACATGTTTCCAGTTGCATTCGCATGAATTTCAAGTTACACACATTACTATaatcatatataaaattttttttggtatttcttctcagcagtggtcataCCCAAATGCCAGTAGATTATagctttttgaaaaattactattataaaatttattattaaagtgatttttgattttatagtcTGCTACTAAAATACtattgagatgaaaaataaaaccaacaaAAACACTGTCCTTTGGAAtatgtataatgaaaataaaggaACTTTGCCCATGGAATTTCACAAATGTGTTTTCGATTCTCAGGCACCACACACCGGAAATGTTAATCATTCAATATTTAAGGTGCTCGAAACATTACTATTAAGCAGTTTGAATCAAgattatgaatgaaataacagaaataagtaaaacaaTTCAAACTTCAAAAACACAACCTGAAGGTAGGTAGtagaaaaagttataaaaagaaagaaatattttgcaagTCATCCAAGATATGATCTGTTCCAGACTTGTACTTTGTAGATGATTATAATAgagttaatttcaaataatcttaactacagttaaaaaaaacacacaatatCTAAGACAGCCAGCAGACAACAGCGAGTGTCAGAACTTATTAGAATATTCTTACAGCCTATTAAAATCCACATTTCATAACCATGACATAATATTGAGAACTACATGTTTTAGCACTGTGTGTATTCCAAGGTCACAAATTGATGTTTTCTCAAGGTTATGCAAATCATCAGGAATTTATCAATCTGCAGTTTCctattaggtattttaagATTAATTAGGTATCATACAGCTCTCTTATACAAGACTTGCAATAACAACACAATCTGACAGACATTTGTTTACATTAGTGAGTGAAAATGTCACTCACCTGCCAAGGATTGACCTTCGGTATGGGTGCCTCCACAAACTTCTTGGGCTGAGCTTCAGCAGCCGCAGCCTGCTGTTCTGCCGTCGGCTGAGGCTCCGTGTGCGTCTGCGGCGCCTTGTGCGGCCTCGGGGGCGCTCTGCGCTCCCGATCGCGCCGCCCTTTGCCAGGCCTCCTCCCGTGGGAGATCACCGGCACGAAGCCCTCCTCTTCCTCCTCGTCGTGCCGAGGAGCCGCATCAGCGACCTCCTCGGCACTCTCTATGTTCTCAATGTTCTCTTTGTTGTTGTCACCACCTTTAAAGTTCAGCACTGACGCGTACGAGGGTCCAGCACCCTCGGACGACACGCGAGCGGCCATGCCGTCGCCTCCTCGTTATATAAGCGGGGCGCGCGCTCCGCGCCGGCCGACGATCACGAGCGCGCTGCCATGCTCCTCAACACGGCATGGTGCCGTCCTAACCCAACAATCTAGAACAAATTGCACCACACTCGCGACTCGACCCTATCGAGCGAAGGTCGAAAGAACGGAGAGCGAATATGCAACCGAGAAATGATACGTAACTAATGATGAACGAAAAATATGCGAACACAACTACGGGCACACCGGACTGACCCTGGCAGGACAGTATTTACATCGAAAAAATCCACTTCCGTCGTCAAATTCCAACTTTTCTTGTACACTGAACGCTTCGTACACAATCTATCTATCGATCCCGTATACAATACACTTTCAAATTAGCTTTTCAGAACAGAAAATCACTAAAGAACCATATTTTGTTCACAATTCTCACATGTGGTCGGACGCCCAAAAAGGGATTTTTCCGCAACACACACGGAACTTGCAGAAGGCTATGACTTCTAATTTTACACGCGGACATTTTGTCACTAGAGGGCGCTGAAACTTCATTGACATTGAATGCGTTCAAAATAGTGAAATAGTAATTATtggatattaaattaaatatgacatACAAAAGctgataaaatacatatacgggattgataattatcattttataagttaaaatataagtcGTAATTAAATAggctattgttataaaaataaacatacaaataaaatattgttttatgaaCAGAGCCTAAGgcaaatcacattttttttcatttcgttTTCAAGTTTGCGAATCTCgctattagtaaaatattgtatacaacaaagatttcaatataattttaattccaattcaatataaatataattaaacactGCTAACTGAGTAtgctaacatttttattttatatctttttattataaaattattttgaaacatcCGGGTTTCAAGGACTTTCATATGAAACTTGTCTATGATCAAACATAATCATGTAGAAATCCTTTTGGATAAGGAAAACTAagggattttaaaaatatttttatttccataaagGGAAGCCTCCTAATTATTtggcttttatatttttgaaaatcttaTCACGCACTGTATCTGTTCGTACCGGAACTTTTATAATCTGCCAGTTAGTTCCAGAGGTAGTGCACGGCGTGCACGTAAACATACAAATCTCttcatataggtattttattgttaatatagatttcaaacaatgtgtatatattaaataatttattttcatcgtaTAGTAATATTGTCAGGATTAGTAGGACAATATGTGCCTAAGAATGATCTACAATTTCGACAGTAATGGTACACATCCTTACATGATCGCATAACGTAGGGCAAAGGAACGCAGATCCAGCAACACATAATGCACAATGTAAAGGCACAAAGATGTGTGCACAGTGTAATTTTAGTGGTAATATGAGTCATCCCAGTAAATCCACAGTCTGGGCAGACGACTAGCATAGGTGCAAATCCAAAATTATACACACGAGTTGGCGGTGGAGGCAAATTatccaaataaatatcaaaggAAGCTGTGTAAGTAGGTGGAGGAGTGTGCTGTATGAACGACGGGGATGGTACAAAAGCACCAAACATTCTTGGGCGTCTTCTTACCGCCATTTGCcttaaaacaaaagaatagGACGGTGGTGCACTGCCAAGTGAAGCTGGTGTTGTCAGTTCTGGTGATTTTGGAGTATTCGTAACAACTATAGCTCGACTCATTGATGAATCAGGTTTGCCCAAAGAGTTTACTGCAATATCAATTGAGccttcatttaattttgacaacgCTTGTAGAAATAGAGACTGCGGTTGGGTTGGGGCTAAATTTATAGACATTGGAGATGGGAGATTTGACAAAATTCGAAGTTGTGTGGCTGTTGATCGCAATAACATTGACGAATTTTCTCTATGCTGCTGCAGTGCTAAATGTGCCTTAAGTATCTCCAAGTTTGATAATGTTGGAGGTAATTTGATAGTGTTAGGCGTCAATGCATCACTGTCaggcaatattatatttcgatttgttattttatcattGACACGTGGCTCAAAAATTGTATCTAAGGCATCGGTGTTTGAAGATTCAATAGTATTCATTGGTTCtggtttattattacatattttatcttcaGTTCTAGGTTCAACCTTTTgtttatctaatattttgattaccGAAAGTATGACTTTATTACAATCTTGAAATCGTCGGTCATTTCTGCCGTCATCAGTTACCGAAGGCTCAATAATTCCCTTATCTGATATGTCACTAATTGCAGCTGCATCTTTGTTTTTCATATCAATTTCAGTCCCAAGTGcttgtttatctattatttcGATGGTCGAAACAACATCTTTAACATATTCTAGAAATGATGTTTGACCAAGTAGTATGCTATCATCTAGATTGCTTGGCTCGGTAATTTCATTATCATCTGATGAATCTTCTATCAAAGAAAATTCTTTACCATGTTTGATTACATGTTCGTGATGACAACTTCGTGATCCGTTATCATGActcttaaatatttgtttgtctgATGCCCCGACCCGATCTTTATTGTGCCTCTTTGAATGTATTTGGTGGCCCGTTCTTATATCATCTGATTCATGATGATTGATTCTAACTAAACCATCAGTGATAGCAGATACCTCCTCATTGATTGCTTgtattttatcatcatcaattatCAAAGAAGGCGGCACATCTTCACAATATTCTATTAATGCTGCTTGATGTCTACTTTTTGTCTCATCTGTTAGTGTGTCAACCATTTCTTTATCAGATACTACAGTAGTTGAAGGCACACATTGCTCATATTCGAAGGATTGCTTTTTGTCATTactgtttttgtaattatggCTACAGGTTGGATCGCTCTTTTGGCTCATCTAGCACGTTGATCACTATTGTCtacaattgtaaaaatagtttaatatgTAGAGTATTAGTTActataaatctttaaaattcgAGATTTCggaatttttttatgacacGAATAGAGGGTAGGTATGTATCAACTGATCTGTAGAAATT
This sequence is a window from Plodia interpunctella isolate USDA-ARS_2022_Savannah chromosome 29, ilPloInte3.2, whole genome shotgun sequence. Protein-coding genes within it:
- the LOC128682117 gene encoding uncharacterized protein LOC128682117, with translation MSQKSDPTCSHNYKNSNDKKQSFEYEQCVPSTTVVSDKEMVDTLTDETKSRHQAALIEYCEDVPPSLIIDDDKIQAINEEVSAITDGLVRINHHESDDIRTGHQIHSKRHNKDRVGASDKQIFKSHDNGSRSCHHEHVIKHGKEFSLIEDSSDDNEITEPSNLDDSILLGQTSFLEYVKDVVSTIEIIDKQALGTEIDMKNKDAAAISDISDKGIIEPSVTDDGRNDRRFQDCNKVILSVIKILDKQKVEPRTEDKICNNKPEPMNTIESSNTDALDTIFEPRVNDKITNRNIILPDSDALTPNTIKLPPTLSNLEILKAHLALQQHRENSSMLLRSTATQLRILSNLPSPMSINLAPTQPQSLFLQALSKLNEGSIDIAVNSLGKPDSSMSRAIVVTNTPKSPELTTPASLGSAPPSYSFVLRQMAVRRRPRMFGAFVPSPSFIQHTPPPTYTASFDIYLDNLPPPPTRVYNFGFAPMLVVCPDCGFTGMTHITTKITLCTHLCAFTLCIMCCWICVPLPYVMRSCKDVYHYCRNCRSFLGTYCPTNPDNITIR